The following coding sequences lie in one Apium graveolens cultivar Ventura chromosome 3, ASM990537v1, whole genome shotgun sequence genomic window:
- the LOC141712791 gene encoding uncharacterized protein LOC141712791, translated as MADHRDKNGPWLSVPQFGDWDLKGQVPDYSMDFSKIREMRKQNKRDVSRASLGNEEELISSTTKPSSGHQTIHYNYNQDHSPTMRRSIFSYFNCCIKA; from the exons ATGGCAGATCACAGAGAT AAAAATGGGCCATGGCTATCTGTGCCACAATTTGGGGACTGGGACCTAAAAGGGCAAGTACCAGACTACTCTATGGATTTCTCCAAGATTAGAGAAATGAGGAAACAGAATAAAAGGGATGTATCAAGAGCCAGTCTTGGGAATGAAGAAGAACTCATCTCCTCCACAACCAAACCAAGCTCAGGCCACCAAACTATTCATTATAACTACAATCAGGACCACTCTCCAACT ATGAGGAGAAGCATTTTCAGCTACTTCAACTGCTGTATCAAAGCATGA